The Primulina huaijiensis isolate GDHJ02 chromosome 18, ASM1229523v2, whole genome shotgun sequence DNA window CCTTCACTTCATCATACAGCTTTCTCTCCCATGCATAGAGTCTATCGAGTGTGGAAGAGTGGCTCCCCGAAATCATGCAGAATTCTTCGATAAAATCACTACCACTATCATCACTATCATCCTTCATTGTCGCAAGTGGATTCCTTGATGAGGATGACCGAGATGATGTTGTCCGTTTCCAAGTGATTACCTTTGTAGCATGTTGATCTGGTACTTTGTGAAATGAAGATGTTATTTATATTGGGTTTCAAGCATAGTACTTGCCACCTTAAATTAATGTTTCttgtcataaaatataaaataaacaccagtttgattatttaattaacaACTTGGTTTCTTAACACTTGTATGAAAACTTGAAGAATCTTCAACATCGATCAACACTAGAATTTAGTCAATAACAAGAAAGTTCTATTTCAGGCAATAATAATCCTTGCTTCTCGTGTATAAAATGTTACATACCGTCAGACACGTTTGTAGCTCCACCTTGGCAACAAGCTGCTCCAAAAGAAACCAAGGCTGACGGTGTACCTACACGcataaaacaataaaacatcACTCGAATATGAAAAAGGCGGGGAAACATCAAACAAGAATTAAAGTAAATGGACTTAAAATTTAAGAGCCCAAAAAAACGTTCTGcatatgaaaagaaaaagagtcaaattcataaattctaaaGTTCTTATGGCATTTCTGTTTTGCCATCGAGAAATAATTACCTTTGGCTTCAGCATAACCTACACGGATTTTGCTCGATTCCAGCATCCTTGAGATTTCCTTCCCTGATTCAGACGCTCTGAAAAAGCGATTATCAATGTCCTTTATGCTAGAGAGAAAATCTTTCGCCCTATGTGTTATGAAGTCACAAGGATCTTCCCTTTCAGAACATATATCCTTCTCTACTGCAgatttattttttctcaaatttggTGGCTCCATAGAAGCCTTTTCCACCACATTCTTTGTAAAATCATTTACAATGTCTTTGTCATTCATATCTTTAACTTCAACTTCTACTCTTTGATGAGCACTGCTAGAAGCCCTATCAGAATTAGCAGGATTTCCACTGTTTCTTTCAGAATCATCATCTTTAAGACCAAAATTTCCATAAGTTCCAACCTCATAAGAGTTCTGATTCAAATAATTCTGTCCCACAAACCTAAAGCTCTCTTCTGCAGGCTCAAAGTAGTCCCAGGAAGACCCCAAATCAGGTGGTGGAGGCGGTGGTGGTGGCATTGAGAATTCACCTTCCTCAACCTGCAAATTCCTAGGAGGTGGATTCACCCTAACTGTCAAGGCACTAGCTCCAACAGACCTCATATAGCTGATTCTAGTCGTAGGAGGTGAAAGAGGGCTTCCATTGAGCACTGGAGAATCAGAAATCCCACCAAGATGGGACGGCGAGGGAGATGGAAGGTTAGCTGAAAGAGAGGACTCTACAAAACCTTCAGCCTCAGCATACCTCCTAAGAGCAATGCCAATGTTTCTAAGAGATTGAG harbors:
- the LOC140964663 gene encoding uncharacterized protein isoform X1, with translation MGVASSKDQRSNALKLCKERKRLIKQAIDSRFALAAAHVSYTQSLRNIGIALRRYAEAEGFVESSLSANLPSPSPSHLGGISDSPVLNGSPLSPPTTRISYMRSVGASALTVRVNPPPRNLQVEEGEFSMPPPPPPPPDLGSSWDYFEPAEESFRFVGQNYLNQNSYEVGTYGNFGLKDDDSERNSGNPANSDRASSSAHQRVEVEVKDMNDKDIVNDFTKNVVEKASMEPPNLRKNKSAVEKDICSEREDPCDFITHRAKDFLSSIKDIDNRFFRASESGKEISRMLESSKIRVGYAEAKGTPSALVSFGAACCQGGATNVSDVPDQHATKVITWKRTTSSRSSSSRNPLATMKDDSDDSGSDFIEEFCMISGSHSSTLDRLYAWERKLYDEVKASESIQNEYDRKCDQLCHQFAKDHSTQAIDKTRAVVKDLHSRRRVALHSVDSISKRIERMRDEELLPQLQELIQGLTKLWKAMLECHHSQYITISLAYHAKSSAAVPLGETQRQIISQLQDEVEYFGLSFTNWINSYTSYVESLNSWLQNCILQPRERQKGRRAFSPRRYLAPPIFVLCRDWSAGIKALPSQEVSDAVKAFLSDLRHSVRIQAEEFQKKEATTDIQNDLSESKDEGATEDDGQSNTSCIQASLTKVLDRLTKFSEASVKMCEEIRQKCEVARDAFDNYRAPPRSFSI
- the LOC140964663 gene encoding uncharacterized protein isoform X2, giving the protein MGVASSKDQRSNALKLCKERKRLIKQAIDSRFALAAAHVSYTQSLRNIGIALRRYAEAEGFVESSLSANLPSPSPSHLGGISDSPVLNGSPLSPPTTRISYMRSVGASALTVRVNPPPRNLQVEEGEFSMPPPPPPPPDLGSSWDYFEPAEESFRFVGQNYLNQNSYEVGTYGNFGLKDDDSERNSGNPANSDRASSSAHQRVEVEVKDMNDKDIVNDFTKNVVEKASMEPPNLRKNKSAVEKDICSEREDPCDFITHRAKDFLSSIKDIDNRFFRASESGKEISRMLESSKIRVGYAEAKGTPSALVSFGAACCQGGATNVSDDQHATKVITWKRTTSSRSSSSRNPLATMKDDSDDSGSDFIEEFCMISGSHSSTLDRLYAWERKLYDEVKASESIQNEYDRKCDQLCHQFAKDHSTQAIDKTRAVVKDLHSRRRVALHSVDSISKRIERMRDEELLPQLQELIQGLTKLWKAMLECHHSQYITISLAYHAKSSAAVPLGETQRQIISQLQDEVEYFGLSFTNWINSYTSYVESLNSWLQNCILQPRERQKGRRAFSPRRYLAPPIFVLCRDWSAGIKALPSQEVSDAVKAFLSDLRHSVRIQAEEFQKKEATTDIQNDLSESKDEGATEDDGQSNTSCIQASLTKVLDRLTKFSEASVKMCEEIRQKCEVARDAFDNYRAPPRSFSI